In one Brassica oleracea var. oleracea cultivar TO1000 chromosome C9, BOL, whole genome shotgun sequence genomic region, the following are encoded:
- the LOC106313654 gene encoding protein BOBBER 1-like codes for MAIISEVEEESSSRPSMLPFRATFDSSNPLGFLQKVFDFLGEQSDYLKKPSAEEEIAAVVRAAKEKLKKAEKKPADPVEKKESVKPTMAASSSKPMEVEKPKENKEAGPIVPNKGNGTDLENYSWVQTLQEVTVNIPVPTGTKARSVVCEIKKNRLKLGLKGQDPIIDGELYRPVKPDDCYWNIEDQKMISILLTKQDQMEWWKCCVKGEPEIDTQKVEPENSKLADLDPETRSTVEKMMFDQRQKQMGLPTSDELQKQDILKKFMSQHPEMDFTNAKIN; via the exons ATGGCGATCATATCAGAGGTTGAAGAGGAAAGCAGCAGCCGACCATCGATGCTGCCGTTCAGGGCGACGTTCGATTCTTCGAACCCATTAGGTTTCTTGCAGAAAGTGTTCGACTTTCTCGGCGAACAGAGCGATTACCTGAAGAAACCCTCCGCGGAGGAGGAGATCGCCGCCGTGGTAAGGGCAGCCAAGGAGAAATTGAAGAAAGCGGAGAAGAAGCCTGCTGATCCTGTTGAGAAGAAGGAGAGTGTGAAGCCGACCATGGCTGCGTCAAGCTCAAAGCCTATGGAAGTTGAGAAGCCTAAGGAGAATAAAGAAGCTGGTCCCATTG TTCCTAACAAAGGTAATGGAACTGATCTTGAGAACTACTCATGGGTCCAGACTCTCCAGGAGGTCACAGTTAACATTCCAGTGCCTACTGGCACTAAAGCACGCTCTGTTGTTTGTGAGATTAAGAAGAACCGTCTTAAGCTTGGTCTCAAAGGGCAGGATCCAATCATCGAT GGAGAGCTCTACCGACCTGTGAAGCCTGATGACTGTTACTGGAATATCG AGGATCAGAAGATGATATCCATTTTGTTGACTAAGCAAGATCAGATGGAGTGGTGGAAATGCTGTGTGAAAGGTGAACCTGAAATTGATACCCAGAAGGTTGAACCAGAGAACAGTAAACTAGCTGACCTTGACCCTGAAACTCGCTCCACTGTTGAGAAAATGATG TTTGATCAAAGGCAAAAGCAGATGGGTCTTCCAACAAGCGACGAGCTACAGAAGCAAGACATTCTCAAGAAATTCATGTCTCAG CATCCAGAGATGGACTTCACAAACGCAAAGATAAACTGA